A window of the Gossypium hirsutum isolate 1008001.06 chromosome A03, Gossypium_hirsutum_v2.1, whole genome shotgun sequence genome harbors these coding sequences:
- the LOC107887865 gene encoding serine/threonine-protein kinase 11-interacting protein, with translation MPMAIVTRGRYLEKLFKFVDNQAGPLIDGTKVLKLNPAGLHYVQSRLQALQELDRLLVGAPVDYLRAYVSDLGDHRALEQLRRILRLLTTLKVVSALLPPVRDPTPLSLLPFGRLKVLELRGCDLSTSAAKGLLELRHTLEKIICHNSTDALRHVFASRIAEVKGCPQWNRLSFVSCACNRLLLMDESLQLLPSVETLDLSQNNFAKVYMYFSAYYNCYCFPLLLPYPVCCHVVKLVLRNNALTTLRGIENLKSLEGLDVSYNIISNFSELEFLVGLSFLQSLWLEGNPLCCARWYRAQVFSYFSHPENLKLDDKEINTTDYWKRKIIVASRQKRPSRFGFYSPAKDDAEAEGCIKKKRIMVSRLACIESEQDSTYICSDLDSVSCGNETQSREKILSEDLAEIVDLMNRVEQLKKECSILWLQEFKDWIVYASKNSADGGNFNATMLHPQKQNYKKNGKSKRHLIESSRCISKSIQASGDGSRLSVLESDGSFADKSTGVHANGYFDHIFPPGITGGFSLPGLRTIDIKQEYQTNYLHDETSSGSMQAESAHHGIFSVQGCNRMLENASGSQLSTTDTIMESNSSSAYPGSPPHYQNDLLHRHLNLVEEILQLSAESYSMASSDSDTSCTEDDYCEAGLSVLENHNRSVEGRASSHPFEEDYYEK, from the exons ATGCCAATGGCGATCGTCACAAGGGGTCGCTACCTTGAGAAGCTGTTCAAATTCGTTGACAACCAAGCGGGGCCTTTGATTGATGGAACTAAGGTTCTGAAGCTCAACCCGGCGGGGCTCCATTACGTGCAGTCTCGGCTCCAAGCGTTGCAGGAGCTCGACAGACTTCTAGTGGGAGCTCCAGTTGACTATCTACGTGCCTACGTCTCGGACCTTGGGGACCACCGTGCGCTCGAGCAGCTTCGGCGGATACTACGCCTCCTAACCACTCTTAAGGTGGTATCTGCCTTGCTCCCTCCTGTGCGTGATCCCACGCCGCTCTCGTTGCTCCCGTTTGGAAGACTGAAGGTTCTGGAACTCAGAGGGTGTGATTTGTCGACCTCAGCAGCCAAGGGATTGCTTGAGTTGAGACATACTTTGGAGAAAATTATTTGTCATAATTCAACC GATGCTTTGCGACATGTGTTTGCCAGCAGAATTGCTGAGGTAAAGGGCTGTCCACAGTGGAACCGCTTGTCCTTTGTATCGTGTGCATGCAATCGCCTGCTACTAATGGACGAGTCGTTGCAACTTCTTCCCTCTGTTGAAACCCTTGATTTGAGTCAAAacaattttgccaaagttta CATGTATTTTTCTGCATACTACAATTGTTATTGCTTCCCGTTATTGCTTCCCTATCCT GTCTGCTGTCATGTTGTTAAACTAGTTTTGAGGAACAATGCTCTAACTACATTGCGTGGGATTGAGAATTTGAAGTCACTTGAAGGGCTTGATGTCTCCTACAATATTATTTCCAATTTTTCAGAGTTGGAGTTCCTTGTGGGCCTCTCATTTCTACAAAGCTTGTGGCTGGAAGGGAATCCACTATGTTGTGCTCGATGGTATCGCGCACAAGTTTTCAGCTACTTCAGTCATCCAGAAAAT TTGAAATTAGATGACAAGGAAATTAACACCACAGACTATTGGAAGAGGAAAATTATCGTTGCCAGCAGACAGAAACGACCTTCAAGGTTTGGGTTCTATTCTCCCGCAAAAGATGATGCTGAAGCAGAGGGGTGTATCAAAAAAAAGAGG ATAATGGTATCTCGACTTGCTTGTATTGAGAGTGAACAAGACAGCACTTACATTTGTTCTGATCTAGACTCTGTATCATGTGGTAATGAAACTCAAAGCAGAGAGAAAATCTTATCTGAGGATCTAGCTGAAATAGTTGATCTGATGAACAGAGTAGAACAATTGAAGAAAGAGTGTTCTATTCTATGGTTGCAGGAGTTCAAGGATTGGATAGTTTATGCTTCTAAGAATTCTGCAGATGGGGGTAATTTTAATGCAACTATGTTGCATCCACAGAaacaaaattataagaaaaatggGAAAAGTAAGAGGCATCTTATTGAAAGTTCAAGATGCATTTCAAAGTCCATTCAAGCTTCAGGGGATGGAAGTAGGTTGAGTGTGTTAGAATCTGATGGTTCTTTTGCAGATAAGTCTACTGGTGTGCATGCCAATGGGTATTTTGACCATATTTTTCCCCCAGGTATTACTGGTGGGTTCTCTCTACCAGGGTTGAGAACAATAGATATAAAACAAGAGTATCAAACCAATTATTTGCATGATGAGACAAGTAGCGGATCCATGCAGGCAGAGAGTGCTCATCACGGTATTTTTTCTGTCCAAGGATGTAATAGGATGCTTGAAAATGCCAGTGGATCACAATTGAGTACTACTGATACTATAATGGAGTCCAATTCTTCATCTGCTTACCCTGGATCGCCGCCTCATTATCAGAATGACCTTTTGCATCGTCACCTCAATTTGGTGGAAGAAATCTTGCAGTTATCTGCAGAGTCCTATTCAATGGCATCATCAGATAGTGATACTAGTTGTACTGAAGATGATTATTGTGAAGCTGGGCTATCTGTCTTGGAAAATCACAACAGGAGTGTTGAAGGGCGTGCTTCATCGCATCCTTTTGAGGAGGATTATTATGAAAAATAG